In the genome of Candidatus Saccharimonadales bacterium, one region contains:
- a CDS encoding transglycosylase domain-containing protein, whose protein sequence is MANKTSKSRGMNVYANLTRRRRTKKEADARKKAEYLASLPKHPVKRLLYRLHPKRVAKYWFSKKGAMMALKIVGVGILLLILGIGALFAYYRKDLDAIRPGELAKRVQTTVTKYYDRNNNLLWEDKGDGDYKLVVDGNSINKYVKQATVAIEDRDFYNHGGVSINGIFRSLLNNANGGSTQGGSTLTQQLVKQVFFPPDEQIKRGLDGIPRKIKEMILSIEVERMYNKDQILDLYLNEAPYGGRRNGVESGAQTYFGKSSKDLTLPEAALLAAIPNQPGLYDPYNIDGHEALIARQHKVLDSMVELGNITAAQASEAKQYPILDNIKPASDQYKDIKAPHFVQMVRDQLKQELGAATVGRGGLTVTTTLDIRIQNKLEESMTAMFASKTPIIAGFSNGAATVEDTQTGQIVAMMGSRDFNYPGFGQDNAATAYIQPGSTIKPLVYSQLFSNQGSDKQNYGSGSILADDNTMKSIYGSELNNADKKFMGNISIRKALGLSRNVPAVKAMYISGIQPTLQTIRALGDTNYCTQGADAQAGLSSAIGGCGTRQIDHVNAFASLGRQGVYKPTSTVLEIKNSQGEIIKKYKDESKQVLDPQAAYIVSDILSDDNARAGLYGPHFYGLWIPGVRTAVKTGTSDKGGQAKDIWTLSYSPALTMGVWLGNPDTRVLLNGNSSLPAKIVGPVMEYAHKEVYAKENKWSPANGGSWFTQPAGIQKINGELFPSWYNKNQGKTNSKLTFDKVSKKKATSCTPDGAKIEVDVQKFTDPISKKDVYIAPDGYDSNADDDLHKCDDAKPSVGTISLNKTSGSTYRISVSVVGGTNQLQQVEIRVGSTIVATLPVTSSGTYDADYTFTSNSTQTVTAIVTDSALYAGTGSKDFTPN, encoded by the coding sequence GTGGCAAATAAAACCAGTAAATCACGTGGCATGAATGTGTATGCCAACCTTACACGACGCCGCCGGACAAAAAAAGAGGCTGATGCTCGCAAAAAAGCTGAGTATTTAGCTAGCCTTCCAAAACATCCTGTAAAACGCTTATTGTACCGCTTACACCCGAAGCGGGTTGCTAAGTATTGGTTCAGTAAAAAGGGTGCTATGATGGCCCTTAAAATCGTCGGTGTCGGTATCTTGCTACTCATCCTTGGCATAGGAGCCCTGTTTGCATACTATCGAAAAGACCTCGATGCCATTCGCCCTGGCGAGTTGGCCAAGCGAGTCCAGACGACAGTCACTAAATACTACGATCGAAACAATAATCTTCTCTGGGAAGATAAAGGTGACGGCGACTATAAGCTTGTTGTCGACGGCAATAGCATTAATAAGTACGTCAAGCAGGCAACCGTTGCCATTGAGGACCGTGATTTCTACAATCACGGTGGCGTAAGCATCAACGGCATCTTTAGGTCGTTGCTTAATAACGCCAATGGCGGAAGTACTCAAGGTGGTTCAACGCTTACCCAACAGCTTGTTAAGCAAGTATTCTTTCCTCCAGACGAGCAGATCAAGCGTGGCCTCGACGGCATTCCACGTAAGATCAAGGAGATGATCCTCTCGATCGAAGTTGAGCGCATGTACAATAAAGATCAAATTCTTGATTTATATCTTAACGAAGCACCATACGGTGGCCGTCGTAACGGTGTCGAGTCGGGTGCGCAGACATATTTTGGCAAATCATCAAAAGATCTTACTCTTCCCGAAGCAGCCCTTCTGGCGGCAATTCCTAACCAACCTGGCCTATACGACCCCTACAATATTGACGGACACGAAGCGTTGATTGCCCGTCAGCACAAAGTGCTTGATAGCATGGTTGAGTTGGGCAATATCACCGCCGCACAAGCGAGCGAAGCCAAACAATATCCAATCCTTGATAACATCAAGCCGGCCTCTGACCAATACAAGGACATTAAAGCACCTCACTTTGTACAAATGGTCCGTGATCAGCTTAAGCAAGAGCTCGGTGCGGCAACGGTAGGCCGCGGCGGTCTCACTGTGACAACGACGCTCGATATCCGTATCCAAAACAAGCTCGAAGAATCCATGACAGCCATGTTTGCCTCAAAAACTCCTATAATAGCAGGCTTTAGCAATGGTGCTGCAACCGTTGAAGATACACAAACCGGTCAAATCGTGGCCATGATGGGTAGCCGCGACTTTAACTACCCCGGATTCGGTCAAGATAACGCAGCTACGGCATATATCCAACCTGGATCAACTATCAAGCCCCTTGTGTATTCCCAGCTATTCAGTAATCAAGGCAGTGATAAGCAAAATTATGGAAGTGGCTCGATTCTTGCCGACGATAATACTATGAAGTCGATTTATGGCTCGGAGCTCAATAACGCCGACAAGAAGTTTATGGGTAACATCAGCATCCGTAAAGCGCTGGGACTTTCACGCAACGTTCCGGCAGTAAAAGCGATGTACATATCGGGCATTCAACCTACTCTGCAAACCATCCGTGCTCTCGGCGATACCAATTACTGTACACAGGGAGCTGATGCACAGGCCGGTCTTTCATCAGCTATTGGTGGTTGTGGTACGCGTCAGATCGATCACGTAAATGCATTCGCCTCACTTGGCCGCCAAGGAGTGTACAAGCCAACAAGTACCGTACTTGAAATTAAAAATAGCCAGGGTGAGATTATTAAGAAATATAAGGACGAAAGCAAACAAGTGCTGGATCCGCAAGCAGCATACATCGTTTCCGACATTCTCAGCGACGATAATGCCCGCGCAGGTCTGTATGGCCCGCACTTCTACGGGCTTTGGATACCAGGTGTTCGTACAGCCGTAAAGACAGGTACGTCCGACAAAGGCGGTCAAGCTAAAGATATTTGGACACTTAGCTACTCACCTGCGCTTACCATGGGTGTATGGCTCGGTAATCCGGATACTCGCGTTCTGTTAAATGGAAACTCGTCACTACCTGCTAAAATTGTCGGGCCGGTGATGGAGTATGCTCACAAAGAAGTATATGCGAAAGAAAATAAGTGGAGTCCCGCAAATGGCGGTAGCTGGTTTACTCAGCCGGCCGGTATTCAGAAAATCAATGGCGAACTCTTCCCTTCTTGGTACAACAAGAACCAGGGCAAGACCAACAGCAAGCTTACTTTTGACAAAGTATCCAAAAAGAAGGCTACGAGCTGTACACCTGATGGCGCAAAGATAGAGGTTGATGTTCAGAAGTTCACTGATCCTATCAGCAAGAAGGATGTCTATATCGCTCCTGATGGGTATGATTCGAACGCTGATGATGACCTCCACAAGTGTGATGACGCCAAGCCAAGCGTAGGAACCATAAGCCTCAATAAAACCAGCGGTAGCACTTACCGGATTAGCGTGAGTGTCGTGGGCGGCACCAACCAACTGCAACAAGTTGAAATACGCGTGGGCAGCACTATCGTCGCTACACTCCCCGTCACTTCAAGCGGTACATACGATGCGGATTATACTTTTACAAGCAACTCTACTCAGACAGTGACTGCAATCGTGACCGACAGTGCTCTCTATGCTGGCACGGGATCAAAAGATTTCACGCCGAACTGA